Within Streptobacillus felis, the genomic segment TCCATTTTTATTATCTATGTTATTTTGGGCTATTAGGTTTATGTTATCACTTATTAATACATTCCCATCATTTATTATGTTTTTGGCTGATATATTTATATTATTATTTGCTATTATTTTATCTCTATTTGTAAAATCTTCTTCTACCTTAACATTTAGATTATCTGTCTTTATTTCTTCTATTTTAGCTTGTGTCTTTGATTCTAATGTTAAATCTTTTGAAGTTATACTTTTAACTCCTATACCTGATTTTGTTGCTACTATCTTTACTACATCTCCATGTATAGAGCCTATGATATCTGCACTTAGCTTTATGCCTTCTTCTCCAGCATAAGTCATTACTTTTAATTCTTTTGCCTTTATATCTCCTTCTGATTTAAAGGTATTAGTTATTATTTCTAAATTCTCATCTGTATTTAGTTCTTTTAAGCTTTTTATGTTTCCTTTAGTATTACTATATCCTTTTATTTCTTCATTTTCTATTATTGGTTTTGATGTTGTTAAAGCCATATTATGTATATTTAAAAAACTTGCACCATCTAGTGTTATTCCATTAGGATTTGAAAGTATTACATCTAATTTATCTTTACTTAATGCTTCAAGTATTCCTTTTAGTTTACTTTCTTCTAATCCTGTTACATCTAGAAGTGCAAGTTTTGCTCTTGTGTCTTTTATATTATTATTTCCATTTATTAGTCCTGCTATTCTACTTCTTGCAATATTTTTTGCATTATTTATTACAGCACCTTTTTCACTTACATTAAATTCTTTAAAGGTTGAATGACTTACACCTTTGGGAGAAGGAGTTGAAATATTTATGATATCTACACCATTATTACTCTTTTCTACATATACATTTATTTTTCCATCTACTGTTATGTTTGCATATGAAAAAAGAGATGTTAATAATAGCCATAAAGCATATGTTTTATTCATAATTAACACTTCCTTTCTATTTAGTTTTTTTATTAACTAATACTATCATTTTTTTATACTTTTGTCAATATATAAGATAACATTTGTAAAGGTAAGAACTTATCTAGGTGTTGATTGGTATTTTACACATCCTAATTTCTCTAATGAGAGATGGAGTAATGAAAATAAAATGGTAATAAGATTTGTCCCTAAGAGAACATTTAAAAAAAAATGTCAAAGATATTGAATATTTTATGAATAATTATCCAAGAAAAATTCTCAATTCTTTAACATCTAAAAAAGTTTCTGATAGTCTATTAAATCTAGCTTAGTTAGATTTTTGGGCACTTACTATTTTAATTTAGGTCACACTAAAACTTTTTTGTCTTATATATTTTAAAAAAATCTCCTAATTTTTTACTATGTTTCTCTAATACTTTTTCCCAATTTTCTTCATCTTCTAAAGTTAAAGTTATACCTTTACCAACAAAATCATGATCTCCTCCACCAGCTATTAAAATAATATATCTCTTAACTCCTGGTTTAGGTAAGGTTAATTCACCCATGTCATCTAAAGAACCTTTAAACAGTATTAATTTTCCATGGAAATCTTCAGACCCAGGTTCTTCAAAAACTTCTAAATCTCCATCATAAGCTATATCACTTAAAACATATATTTCTTCATTTGCCTCTCTATTTCCACTGTCATCTATAGCTCTAATAAGTATTTCACCTTTTTCTTTACCTTCTAAAACATTTACTGTTACAACATGTGAAAATGATAAAAATGAAAATGTAACTAGTAAAGCTAATAATAATTTTTTCATAATCTCCTCCTACTTAACAAATAATTTCTTTAATCTATCTAAATTTGTTTTAACAATATTTATATATCCATCTATATCCATAATTTCATCATCATTTTTATCTAAAGGTATATTTCCTAAATCTAATTTAACAAACTCTATTCCTTCTTTAATAAGTTTATCTCTTAACGACTTATTTAAAGTTTTACTTGAAACTATTTTCTTTATTCCTGTTTCAGACATAGTTTTTTTAATTAAATCTATATTTGCATTATACGGTAAATTTTGATGATAAATTTCTAAACTATCAAGTAGAAAATCCATTTCTGAATCTCCCAAATATATTACCCCAATATCTTCTGATGAATTGAATATAGTTTCTGTAAATTCATTAAACATATTTAAAAATTCTAATTTTAATTTTTCTGAATTTTCAACTATTATTTCACTACTTTCAGGGTAAATTTCTACTAAATCACTAGATAAAATATCTATCATTTTATATATATTAGAAAAATCTAACCATACATTTCTATTTTGACTTCCATCTTCATTTATTTTATTACTCAACTTTAATGCATTATTGTCTCTATAGCTATATCCTAAATCTATTTCTATTACCCCAATATTATATCTTCTTGCTTGTTCATACAAGAAATCATCTGGTAATATTTTAGAAAAAGTTACTACAACTCCAGCATCTGAAAATATATCTGACTTATTATTTAAGTTTTGGAAAGTAACTTTTTGTTTATACATGTCCGTATATGCATCAACTGCTGAAACTACATTTATATCTGTTCCACTTAAAACTTTAGTGGCCAAGGTATATGAGACTTGGTTAGAAGTAACAATTTTTTTATTAACTGCTGCATTTGAAATTAGGCTAAAAAATATTGTTAATCCTAGTATTATTCTTTTCATTAATTAATTCCTCCATCTATATATTTTTTTGCGATGTTTTTTATTAGTACTGTTATGAAAAATATAGTTGCAGATACTAATATTATTGCAGGACCTGAAGGTAATGATAATGAAAATAATAGTGGAACTATTATTCCTAAAATACAACTTATAGTTGAAAAAAATACACTATATGAAACAAATCCCTTCATAGATTTTGCAATATTTTTTGATGAAGCTGCTGGAATTAGAAAAAGAGCTTCAACAAGCGCTGCCCCTATAATCTTAACTGAGGCAACTGTAATTATTGTTATTATTAATATAAATACATATTCAAGAAATACTACTTTAACATTTTTTACTATAGCTATATTCTTATTAAAACTTGACAGTAATATCTTATTATTCCAAAACATAATTAGTATTATTAAAATTATATTTGTAATTAATAATACTAATAAATCCATATCTGATACCGTAAGTATAGATCCAAATAATACTGTCTCTAACATATGAGAATTAACTTTACTTGAGATATATATTAATAATATAGCTCCTAAAGCTATAGATATGGAAAGGAATATTCCTATTAATGTATCTGTACCCATTTTAGTCCTATTTCTAGTATAATTAATGACTAATCCAAAAATTATGCAATAACTAAATAGCATAATATATGGTGAATGATATGGTTCACCTAAAAGTATACCTATTGAAATTCCTGCTATAGCAGCATGACCTATGGACTCTGAAAAAAAAGCCATTTTCTTTATTACAACCATGGTACCTACTCCACCTAGTACAGGCCCTATAAGTAATGCAGCTATTAGTGAATTAACTACAAACCCATAAGCAAAAAATTCAGGTAATATGCCACTATTTGCAAGTTCTGCAAAAAAAAGTCTTATTGCCTCCATTTATATTCTCCTATGAAAAAATATCAAATATTCTTTCTTCTACTATTTCTTCTTTTGGGACTCCACTAAAAATAACTGTCCCTTTAATACAAGTTACCTTATCGGCAACCTCTATTACTTGTTTTAGATTATGGTGTATCCAAATTATAGTTACACCTTCGTCTTTTAGTTTTTTTATCATTTCTAAAAAGTATGTTTCACATACAGTATCAATACCAGAGAAAGGTTCATCTAATATTAATAAATTAGGTTCTGGATATAGAGATTGGGCAAGTAGTACTCTTTGCAATTCTCCACCAGATAAAGAACCTAACATTCTTTTTTTCTTATGTATCATATCTATTTTTCTTAAAACACTATCAATTTTTTCCTTAGTTTCTGAATTAGGACCTAAAAAACTTGGTCTATCCTGAAAAATCATAGTTAAAAAATCCTCAACAGTTATAGGTAGTGTTTTATCAAAATCTAAATTTTGAGGAACATAACCTATTACTTTTTCTTCATCATAACTCATCTTTATCTCACCTTCAAAAGGCATTAAAGAAAGAAGACATTTTATTAAGCTAGATTTTCCACCACCATTTGGACCAATTATACAATGTATCTCACCACTTTTAATATCCAAATTTATATTTCTTAGTATTTGATTACCTCCCAAATTAAGAGAAACATTTTTCAAACTAAGTTCTACACCTTTTTTCATCTTATTCACCTTTATTTAAATCCTCGCCTGTTAAACTCTTAACTTTTAAAAATTTATTAGAAATATCTTCTATATCAGATCCAATTAATTCACCTTTATAGTATTTAATAACATTTTCTACTTCTCCATTTTCTATTTTTGAATCTAATAAAAAATTCCCTATACTCTTATCATTACTTTTACCTAAATAATATGTATGTTTATCACTTTTAATTAATTCCCAAGATATTTTACCTCTTTTTCCCCATAGATCATCTTTTACAAAAGGATATGTATTTTCATCTTCCAAAGCATCTATAGTTGGATATCCATTTTCTACAGCAAAGAATTCAAGATTAGTACTAAAATTATACAAATCTGAATATATACCATTTTCTTCAGGACTAAAACTTTCAAAACTACTTATTTCTTTTTCAGAAGTAGTTACTATTTCTTCTCTACTCTTAGTAAAATTTATTAATAATATAGATATAGATATTAAAATTAGTATTGAAATTAAAATATACATACTTTCTTTTTTATTATTTTGAGGTTTAATGTATTCTGTTTTCATTTTTTTACCTCCAAACGTTTATAATGATTATATCACTTTTATATACCTACTTCAAGCTCTCTATTTCAGTCTTAAATACTCTAACTCCTTTATTTATACTAATTTCTCTAATTCATTTTTTTTGGTGTTCTACTAATATATCCATAAATATATATACACTAATTAAAATTAGTATTATAAAAAAGTATATATTAACTTCTTTAACTTGGTAACTAATATATTTTATACTAGATATATATTTTATAACCTTTAATATTTCATAATAATATATTTGTACAAAATAAGAAAATATTTTAATACCTAATAAATTAAATAATACATTCAAAAAAACTAATTCTACAAGTATTGTAAATATTGGTATCATAATAAGATTAACTAAAAAAGTAAATATAGGTATATTTTTAGAATAATAATATGAAAATGGCATAATAGCTAACTGCATACATAAATTAAAATAAATATACTTCCATTTTCCATACTTATTAATTATAGGGAATATATATATAATTACAAAAACTGTTGAAAAAGTATATAAAAAAGAAGCATCATAAATATTACTAAAATTATATATTAATAAAACAAAAAGGCTAATTACATATACTTCTTTATTATTTATGTTAAAAAAAGATAATAACCTCATAATATAAAATCTTTTAACCGAAGCTGTAAATCCTACTAATAAAGAATAAATAGTTAAGAAAGAAAACGATAAATATTTATTCTTAATAAAACCTGTAATTATTGATATATGTAATCCTGAAATTGCAATTAGATGAACTATACCTAAATAGTTGAAATTTTCCATTAAACCCTTATCTATATAACTTCTTTCACCTAATACTATTCCCTTAGATATAGCTCCAACACTAAAATCATCATATGAACTATCTATTAATTCTAAAAAAAATTGTCTATATCTATTAAGAAAGTGTGGATTTATTTCAAGTATTTCACCCTTATTTTTAGCTTCCCAAACATATTTAATATTATACATTCCAAATTTTAAATTTTCCTTATTCTTTATATATATTTTTCTATCAATATATCTTCCTTCTATCTTAATTACTTCAATACTTTTACTATTAACCTTAACATCTAAATTGTAAATTAATCCATATCTTATTTCGTCTACATAAAATCTATTTAAAAAAAAGTAAATAAAAAAAAATAATATACAAAATATATATTTTTTCATAATTTTATACCCTTTACATTAATTATAGGGTATTCTAAACTATTGCTATTATCAAAAGATATCTCTGCCATTAATCTATTTTTCTTATTGTATATTAAAATACTAAAACCCTTATTTAAATTACCCTTATTAGTAAAATATCTTTCAAAAGAAATATTTTCATCCTTATTTTTACTTAAATATTTAAATTCTTCTGATAATTTTATAGTTTTTTTATCAAAGAAAATTTCATTATTTTCTAAATCTATAAATATTGGAATATATATACCATTTATTTCAGATTTTTTTTGATATTTCCTAAATGTAGACACTATTTCAAATATATCTTTTCTTAATTTTTGTTTTTCTAATAATTTAAAAAATGTATTAAATGATAAAAAGAATGTGATAATAACTAAAGATATGTAGATTATTACCTCTATTAACGATACTCCCCTATTTTTCATTACAATTTCCCCCTTTTTTAATTATATATTAATTATTAAAAAAAGTAAATAAAAAATCTTTGGGTTCCCCCAAAGATTTTATTCATCTTTATAGTCCATTTTTGATAATCTTTGATAATAATTCCATACTTCTTTTGAATTATTCATATTTTGTTCAAATAATTCTTTTGCCATTTCTGAATTAGTTTTCATAAGAGACGTAAATCTTGTTTCACTCATTAAGAAATCCATATATTTATCCCAATTAGGTTTTCTACTATCAAGTTGTAATGGATTTTTTCCTGTTTTAGCTCTTCTAGGATCAAATCTAAGCAATGGCCAATATCCAACTTCAGTTGCAAGTTTTTCTTGTTCATTAGCTATACCTAATCCACCCTTTATACCATGTGCTATACATGGTGAATAAGCTATAACTATGGCTGGACCATCATATTCTTGAGCTTCTTTTAAAGCTTTTAATGTTTGATTTTGATTTGCACCCATAGAAATTTTTGCAACATATATATCACCATAACTCATCATAAGTGAAGCTAAATCTTTTTTCTTTCTTCTTTTACCATTATTAGTAAATTTAGCTACAGATGCTATAGGAGATGATGATGATGATTGACCTCCAGTATTTGAATATACTTCTGTATCAAGAACAAGCATTTTTATATTATCTCCAGTTCCTAGTACATGATCAAGTCCTCCAAACCCTATATCATATGCCCATCCATCTCCACCTATTACCCAAATAGCTCTTTGGTTTAAATAGTATTTAAGCTCTAAAATTTCGGAAATTTCTGGATGTTTTTCCAAATTATTTTCCAACATAGCTAATAATTCTTCTTTTATCTTTTGAATTTCTGAAGCATTATTTACTATATCTAAATATTTATCTAGTATTTCTTTTAATTCATCATTTATACCATCTTTTTTACTTAATTTTTCTATTAACTCTACAACCCCATATCTAAGTTTTTCACTAGCTTGTAACATACCATATCCATATTCAGCAGTATCTTCAAATAGTGATGAAGCCCATGCAGGACCTTGTCCCTTATCATTAGTTGTATATGGTGTTGAAGGCGCATATCCTCCATATATTGAAGAACATCCTGTTGAATTTGCTATCATCATTCTATCACCATATAACTGAGTTAATAACTTAATATATGGAGTTTCACCACAACCTGCACACGCACCTGAAAATTCAAATAAAGGTTTAGCAAATTGAGATCCAATTACCGTTTCCCTATTAATATACTCATCCTTATATGTTACATGATTATATAAATAATCTGCATTTTCTTTTTCACCTTTTTCTAATTGTTCTTCTATAGGCCTCATAACTAAAGCCTTAGTTCTTGCAGGACATACTTCAGCACAAGCATTACATCCTGTACAGTCTAAAGGAGAAACTTGTATTCTATATCTTAATCTTTCAAGTCCCTTACCTAAAGGATTTAATAAATCCATGCTATTAGGCATATTTTCAAGTTCTTTTTCATCAATTAAAAATGGTCTTATAGCTGCATGTGGACAAACATATGAACATTGATTACATTGTATACAATGTTCTGGTCTCCATTCAGGTATATATTTAGCAATAGCTCTTTTTTCATAATTAGCTTCTCCATTTTCAAAAGTTCCATCTTCATATCCATCAAAAATTGAAACTGGTAATTCATCTCCCTTTAATGCCGTCATAGGTTCAGCTATTTTTGCCATAAATGAATTCTTATCTAAACTATTCCCATAGTCTAAAGTTAAATATTCTTCCTCATCAACTAAAGTTTTCCATTCTTCTTTCACTTCTATTTCAACTATATTTTTTTCTGCTAATTCTATCATTTTATAGTTTTTTTCTACTACATCTTCACCTTTTAAACCATAATTTTTTAATATATGTTTTTTTAGTTCTTCCTTAACCTTAGAAAATTCTATAACATCTATAACCTTAAAAAATGCTGTTTGTAAAATAGTATTAGTCTTACTAATCATACCTAACTCATATGCTATTTTATTAGCATTAATAACATAAAATTTTGCTTCTGCTAAAGCTAATTCTCTTTTGATTTTTTTTGGTAAACTATCTATTAACTTTTCACCTTCATAAATACTATTTAATAAGAAAATACCATTTTTTCTTAAACCTGATAAAACATCATATTTTCTTAAAAAAGTTTGGTTAGAGCAAGATACAAAACTTGGGTTTTTAACAAGATATGTAGATCTTATAGGGCTATCACTAAATCTTAAATGAGATCTAGTAATACCTCCTGCTTTTTTAGAATCATATGCAAAATATGCTTGTACATATTTATCTGTCAGGTCTCCTACTATCTTAACACTACTTTTATTAGCCCCTACTGTACCATCTGAACCCAATCCATAAAAAAGACAAGAAATATCATTATCTTTTGATAAATCAGGATTTTCGTACATAGGTAATGAAGTAAATGTAACATCATCTTTAATACCCACAGTAAAATGATCTTTAGGTTCCTTTAAAACTAAATTTTTAAATACAGAAATTATATGTGATGGATTAACATCCTTAGATGAAAGACCGTATCTTCCCCCTACAACTTTAGGTGAATTTTCTTTTCCATATAGTACTGATTTAACATCTAAATATAGAGGTTCTCCATAAGAACCAGGTTCCTTAGTTCTATCTAATACAGCAATTTTCTTAACTGTTTTTGGAATCTCATTTAAAAAATCTTGAGCTGAAAAAGGTCTATAAAGACTTACCTTTATCATACCTACTTTTTCTCCTCTAGAATTTAAAAAGTCTACAGTTTCTTTTATAGTTTCACATACAGAACCCATTGCAATAACTATTAATCTTGCCTCACTATGTCCGTAATAACTATATGGTTTATATTCTCTTCCAGTAATTTTAGAAATTTCATGCATATATTCTTTTACTATTTCTACTGAATTATTATAGAAACGATTTTGTGCCTCTCTTGCTTGAAAGAATATATCATCATTTTGTGCAGTCCCCCTTGTAACAGGAGCATCTGGGTTTAATGATCTATTTCTAAATTCTTTTAGTGCATCTTTATCTATTAATTTTTCTAATTCTGAATATTCTATTTGTTCAATTTTTTGTATTTCATGTGAAGTCCTAAATCCATCAAAAAAATGTAAAAAAGGAACTCTAGATTTTATAGCTGATAAATGAGCTACTCCAGCTAAGTCCATAACTTCTTGTACAGATGATGATGCAAGCATTGCAAAACCTGTTGATCTTGCTGCATATATATCTTGATGGTCTCCAAAAATTGAAAGTGCATGTGTTGAGATAGATCTTGCTGCAACATGTATAACACCTGGTAATAACTCACCTGAAATCTTATACATATTAGGAAGTTTTAATAATAATCCTTGAGATGCTGTGAAAGTTGTTGTTAAAGCACCTGTCTGCAATGATCCATGAACTACACCAGCTGCACCTGCTTCTGATTGCATTTCTATTATTTTAGGTACAGTACCAAAAATATTTTTATGACCTTTTGAAGCCCATTCATCTGTGTATTCCGCCATATTGGTAGATGGAGTTATAGGATAAATAGCTGCAACTTCTGTAAATGCATAAGAAATATATGCCGCAGCTTCATTTCCATCCATTACTTTCATTATAGGTTTTCTTTCCATATTTTCCTCCGAATAACTAGGCAATTTCTTCCATTGCAGTAGTTTATTTAACATTAATAGTATACAATAACTAAGTATTATTGTAAAGTATTTTAATTTATGATATACTTTTTAATATATATAAATAAGGGGATAAAAATGACAAACTTTATAATATTAATAATAATACTACTGGCTTATATTAAAATATATATAGGAATAAGTAAATTTTTCAAATTTAAATATCCATTTAATAGTTTAGATACTTTAATAGTTCCTATACTTCTATTTGAGATAATTACCATAATCCTTTTTATGATTAGTCCAAATTTTTATAACATAGCACCAGCTATAATACATTTTGTTGGGAATAGCTTTAAAATATTGCACTTCAACTTTTATGCAATAATATATCTAATCATAAATTCTTTACTAATAATAACAAATCTTGGATTAAGCGACGACTTTATTCCTATACATAACTTTGTATTATTACTACATTTTATTCTTGCTTCAATTTTTACTATTAGATTAATATAAATAGGGACTTATAGTCCCTATTTCACTTTATATAAAGGCAATTCATATTTCATAAATATTTCTTCTGCCATTTTTATTTCTTCTTTAGTAGGAGTTGGTGTTTCTCTTAGTTTATATTCCTTTTTCATTTTATCCCATTTTGGTGTACCCATTTGATGGAAAGGTAAAATATCTACTCTTTCTACATTTTTAAATTTAGAACAGTATTTTGCCCAATCCTCTAAATCTTTAGGATCATCTGAATATCCAGGTACTAGAACATATCTTAACCATACTGGCTTATTAATACTTTCTAAATAATCTGCCATTTTTAATGTTGGAGCTAAATTTACTGCAGTTAATGTCTTATATTTTTCTTGATCTATATGTTTAATATCTAACATTACAAGATCTGCAAGTTCTATAGCTTGTTTTGCTTTTTCTGTAAATATATATCCTGAAGTGTCAATACAAGTATGTATACCAACTTCTTTACATAGCTTAAATAATTCTATTATGAAATCTGATTGAACTAAAGGCTCACCACCAGATACTGTAACTCCACCTGTTTTAATAAACCCTTTAACTTTCATAATTTCTTTAAATACTTCTTCTGGCGTCATAACTTTTTGATAATCTTTCAAATTCCATGTATCAACGTTGTGACAGTAAAGACATCTTAAAGGACATCCTTGCAAGAATAGTACAAATCTAATTCCAGGTCCATCTTTAGTTCCAAATGATTCAAATGAATAAATATATCCTATATTTTTCTTTTCCATATAAATACACTCCCTATTAATAACTTCATATACTAATATGATTATATAATGAAAAACATATAAATGCAATAAAACCCCGCAAAAAAATACGGGATTTTATTTATTTTAAATTAATTATTGCTTCAATACTCATATTTGCATTATATGGTTTAACAAAAATCTTATATGGATTTTCCTTAGCCTTATTAATAATTTCAGAATTTGAAACATCCATTTTGTAATTATAGTTATTTCTATTTAATCTCAAAGATTCTTTATAATAATAACTATAAAGTTGGTTTTCACTATCTTTTATTGCTTTATAACCTCTAGTTTCTATATTTTCTAATTTATCAAACTTTTTCATTTTATTATTAATATCTTGTAATAATTCCTTATAGAATACTGTATTTAATTTTTCTATATTATCTAAACCATAATCAATACTATCTATTTCTACACCAAATTCTTTAATTATAGATATTAACATAGATAAATTAGTTACATCTTTAGTAGTTATTTTTATTTTATTATTAGTAACATAGTTAACTTTCTTTTCACTAATTTCTTCTCTTTCAATTCTTTCATTATTTATGTACTCTTCAAGAATTAAATCTATATTACTTTTAGATAATTCATTTTTAAGTTCACTATATTTTAAATTAGCATTATTATATGCA encodes:
- a CDS encoding DUF6162 family protein translates to MKTEYIKPQNNKKESMYILISILILISISILLINFTKSREEIVTTSEKEISSFESFSPEENGIYSDLYNFSTNLEFFAVENGYPTIDALEDENTYPFVKDDLWGKRGKISWELIKSDKHTYYLGKSNDKSIGNFLLDSKIENGEVENVIKYYKGELIGSDIEDISNKFLKVKSLTGEDLNKGE
- a CDS encoding ComEC/Rec2 family competence protein, whose amino-acid sequence is MKKYIFCILFFFIYFFLNRFYVDEIRYGLIYNLDVKVNSKSIEVIKIEGRYIDRKIYIKNKENLKFGMYNIKYVWEAKNKGEILEINPHFLNRYRQFFLELIDSSYDDFSVGAISKGIVLGERSYIDKGLMENFNYLGIVHLIAISGLHISIITGFIKNKYLSFSFLTIYSLLVGFTASVKRFYIMRLLSFFNINNKEVYVISLFVLLIYNFSNIYDASFLYTFSTVFVIIYIFPIINKYGKWKYIYFNLCMQLAIMPFSYYYSKNIPIFTFLVNLIMIPIFTILVELVFLNVLFNLLGIKIFSYFVQIYYYEILKVIKYISSIKYISYQVKEVNIYFFIILILISVYIFMDILVEHQKK
- a CDS encoding filamentous hemagglutinin N-terminal domain-containing protein, which encodes MNKTYALWLLLTSLFSYANITVDGKINVYVEKSNNGVDIINISTPSPKGVSHSTFKEFNVSEKGAVINNAKNIARSRIAGLINGNNNIKDTRAKLALLDVTGLEESKLKGILEALSKDKLDVILSNPNGITLDGASFLNIHNMALTTSKPIIENEEIKGYSNTKGNIKSLKELNTDENLEIITNTFKSEGDIKAKELKVMTYAGEEGIKLSADIIGSIHGDVVKIVATKSGIGVKSITSKDLTLESKTQAKIEEIKTDNLNVKVEEDFTNRDKIIANNNINISAKNIINDGNVLISDNINLIAQNNIDNKNG
- a CDS encoding metal ABC transporter ATP-binding protein, which translates into the protein MKKGVELSLKNVSLNLGGNQILRNINLDIKSGEIHCIIGPNGGGKSSLIKCLLSLMPFEGEIKMSYDEEKVIGYVPQNLDFDKTLPITVEDFLTMIFQDRPSFLGPNSETKEKIDSVLRKIDMIHKKKRMLGSLSGGELQRVLLAQSLYPEPNLLILDEPFSGIDTVCETYFLEMIKKLKDEGVTIIWIHHNLKQVIEVADKVTCIKGTVIFSGVPKEEIVEERIFDIFS
- a CDS encoding metal ABC transporter permease is translated as MEAIRLFFAELANSGILPEFFAYGFVVNSLIAALLIGPVLGGVGTMVVIKKMAFFSESIGHAAIAGISIGILLGEPYHSPYIMLFSYCIIFGLVINYTRNRTKMGTDTLIGIFLSISIALGAILLIYISSKVNSHMLETVLFGSILTVSDMDLLVLLITNIILIILIMFWNNKILLSSFNKNIAIVKNVKVVFLEYVFILIITIITVASVKIIGAALVEALFLIPAASSKNIAKSMKGFVSYSVFFSTISCILGIIVPLLFSLSLPSGPAIILVSATIFFITVLIKNIAKKYIDGGIN
- a CDS encoding Tfp pilus assembly protein FimT/FimU, coding for MKNRGVSLIEVIIYISLVIITFFLSFNTFFKLLEKQKLRKDIFEIVSTFRKYQKKSEINGIYIPIFIDLENNEIFFDKKTIKLSEEFKYLSKNKDENISFERYFTNKGNLNKGFSILIYNKKNRLMAEISFDNSNSLEYPIINVKGIKL
- the pflA gene encoding pyruvate formate-lyase-activating protein translates to MEKKNIGYIYSFESFGTKDGPGIRFVLFLQGCPLRCLYCHNVDTWNLKDYQKVMTPEEVFKEIMKVKGFIKTGGVTVSGGEPLVQSDFIIELFKLCKEVGIHTCIDTSGYIFTEKAKQAIELADLVMLDIKHIDQEKYKTLTAVNLAPTLKMADYLESINKPVWLRYVLVPGYSDDPKDLEDWAKYCSKFKNVERVDILPFHQMGTPKWDKMKKEYKLRETPTPTKEEIKMAEEIFMKYELPLYKVK
- a CDS encoding metal ABC transporter solute-binding protein, Zn/Mn family, which encodes MKRIILGLTIFFSLISNAAVNKKIVTSNQVSYTLATKVLSGTDINVVSAVDAYTDMYKQKVTFQNLNNKSDIFSDAGVVVTFSKILPDDFLYEQARRYNIGVIEIDLGYSYRDNNALKLSNKINEDGSQNRNVWLDFSNIYKMIDILSSDLVEIYPESSEIIVENSEKLKLEFLNMFNEFTETIFNSSEDIGVIYLGDSEMDFLLDSLEIYHQNLPYNANIDLIKKTMSETGIKKIVSSKTLNKSLRDKLIKEGIEFVKLDLGNIPLDKNDDEIMDIDGYINIVKTNLDRLKKLFVK
- the nifJ gene encoding pyruvate:ferredoxin (flavodoxin) oxidoreductase, coding for MERKPIMKVMDGNEAAAYISYAFTEVAAIYPITPSTNMAEYTDEWASKGHKNIFGTVPKIIEMQSEAGAAGVVHGSLQTGALTTTFTASQGLLLKLPNMYKISGELLPGVIHVAARSISTHALSIFGDHQDIYAARSTGFAMLASSSVQEVMDLAGVAHLSAIKSRVPFLHFFDGFRTSHEIQKIEQIEYSELEKLIDKDALKEFRNRSLNPDAPVTRGTAQNDDIFFQAREAQNRFYNNSVEIVKEYMHEISKITGREYKPYSYYGHSEARLIVIAMGSVCETIKETVDFLNSRGEKVGMIKVSLYRPFSAQDFLNEIPKTVKKIAVLDRTKEPGSYGEPLYLDVKSVLYGKENSPKVVGGRYGLSSKDVNPSHIISVFKNLVLKEPKDHFTVGIKDDVTFTSLPMYENPDLSKDNDISCLFYGLGSDGTVGANKSSVKIVGDLTDKYVQAYFAYDSKKAGGITRSHLRFSDSPIRSTYLVKNPSFVSCSNQTFLRKYDVLSGLRKNGIFLLNSIYEGEKLIDSLPKKIKRELALAEAKFYVINANKIAYELGMISKTNTILQTAFFKVIDVIEFSKVKEELKKHILKNYGLKGEDVVEKNYKMIELAEKNIVEIEVKEEWKTLVDEEEYLTLDYGNSLDKNSFMAKIAEPMTALKGDELPVSIFDGYEDGTFENGEANYEKRAIAKYIPEWRPEHCIQCNQCSYVCPHAAIRPFLIDEKELENMPNSMDLLNPLGKGLERLRYRIQVSPLDCTGCNACAEVCPARTKALVMRPIEEQLEKGEKENADYLYNHVTYKDEYINRETVIGSQFAKPLFEFSGACAGCGETPYIKLLTQLYGDRMMIANSTGCSSIYGGYAPSTPYTTNDKGQGPAWASSLFEDTAEYGYGMLQASEKLRYGVVELIEKLSKKDGINDELKEILDKYLDIVNNASEIQKIKEELLAMLENNLEKHPEISEILELKYYLNQRAIWVIGGDGWAYDIGFGGLDHVLGTGDNIKMLVLDTEVYSNTGGQSSSSSPIASVAKFTNNGKRRKKKDLASLMMSYGDIYVAKISMGANQNQTLKALKEAQEYDGPAIVIAYSPCIAHGIKGGLGIANEQEKLATEVGYWPLLRFDPRRAKTGKNPLQLDSRKPNWDKYMDFLMSETRFTSLMKTNSEMAKELFEQNMNNSKEVWNYYQRLSKMDYKDE